Part of the Wolbachia endosymbiont of Diaphorina citri genome is shown below.
TATCAGTCGTTGGTGATGGAGGAATTGAATACATTACAGGAATATAAAGTAGTTTTTGAATCAGTGAAAATTGGAACAGCGGCGGCGATACTAATTGCTGCACTTCTCTGCGATAAAAATGAGACAATCTTGGTGCTTCCTTCAGATCATTTTATAGGTGATTTGAATGATTTTTATGTTTCTATTGAGAAAGCATCTAAGCTAGCCTCTCACACTGACTCTATAGTTACTTTTGGAATAAAGCCTCGTGAATTCAATTCTGAATATGGCTATATAAATGCAGTTTATGATCAGAGAGGGAAATATCATATAGTAAAGAGCTTTATCGAAAAGCCTGAATATGAGCTGGACAATAATCATTATTGGAACTCTGGAATATTTGTGTTTAGAGCAAAACGCTATATAGATGAGATAAAAAAAACTGCTCCGACTCTCTATAATTTATGTTGTGAAAGTATGAAGCATTTTGTACCACGAGAGAGATTTCTGTATTTAGAACAGCAAAATTGTGCAGGAATGGGTGATACATCTATTGATCACCTAGTGATAGAAAAAGCAGAAAATATTGTAATGATAGAAGCCAATTTTGATTGGATGGATGTTGGCACTTGGGGTTCAGTTTTAGAGTTAAGTAAGAGATTTAATAGGAATTTTGAGTCGTTTCAAGCTGTAACCAAGGGAAGAGAGCCAGTTTTGATGACAGAAAATGATGCAAAAAATTTACTAGGTAGAGTTTATAAACGGCCAAGTAAGAGCCTAATGTTGTTCATTAATAAAGTTAAGGAAGTAAAGCCAATAAGGAAAGAGATTAAGCCATGGGGATTTTATAGTGTAGTTTTAATGGGCAAGGATTTTCTTATAAAATATCTTTTTATAAATCCACTAAGCTGCACTTCTAAGCAATTTCACCACTATAGAGATGAGTACCATATAATACTATCAGGAGTTGGATATGTTAGTTTAGATGACAAAACATATGCTATAATGAAAAATCATGTAATAGAGATTCCAAGGAAGGTGTTTCATAAAATTGAGAATAAAAGTACAAGATTTCCTCTTGAGATAGTTGAGTTTCAGGTAGGAAAGTTTTTATCTGATAATGATATAGTAAGATTGGACGATATATATGGAAGGTCTTAATATAGAATATTGAATATATTCTATAAGCTTGCTAAATTTAGACGACCTAATTTGAGGTAAAGGAAAAATTACAGTTATATGAAGCATAAAAAGTATGATATTTAAATCTTAGTATAATGTCTATTGCCTTTGAATTTACTATGGCTATTCGCTATTTGCGAGCAAAGAATTCTAGATTTTGCTCTATAATGGCCTTGTTTTCTATTATTGGTATTGCTCTTGGAGTTGCAACGCTAATAGTAGTAATGTCTGTAATGAATGGGTTCAGAGCAAAGCTGCTCGACTCTGTACTTGGCATTAATGGCCATATTAATGTTTACTTTGATAGAAGCATAAATTCAGATTACCACGCAGTGTTAAAATCTATTGAGAAAATCCCAGGTGTATTAAAAGCTACTTCTATGACCAATGATCAAGTGGTCGTTGCAGCAAATGGTGGAATTGCAGGTAGTGTAGTTCGTGGTGTATCAGCTAAAGACTTATTTAATAACACTACCGTTACAAATAATGTGATTGTGGGTAATGTGGAAAAATTCGATGAAGGAGTAATAATAGGGGCACGATTGGCAGAAGCCTTGAATATTGATTATGGTGATAATATTATACTTGTATCTCCTGAAGGATTTGATGTATTGCTTGATGAAATGCCAAGAATGAAAGAATATAAAGTTGTAGCAATATTTGATATGGGTATGTTTGAGTACGATAATACCTTGATATATATGCCCATGAAATCAGCTCAGGCTTTTTTTAATTATAAAGATAGTGTGAGAAATATAGAAGTGTTTATAGACGATATTGCTGTGGCTAATAAGCTAGCAAATGCTATAGTAGAAGAAACAGGAATGAAAGCTGAAAGTTGGCAATCTCAGCAAAGCCATTATGTTAATGCTTTAAAAACTGAAAGAAATGTGATGTTTTTAATTCTTACTTTGATTATAGTTGTGGCAGCATTCAATATTGTTTCAAGTTTAATGATGATAGTGCAGGAAAAGAAATCTGCAATTGCAATTATGCGTACGTTTGGTGCAACAAGCGGAAGCATTATGCGCATATTTTGTGCTTGTGGACTGCTCATTGGTTTTACAGGAACTTGTCTTGGCTTTACTATAGGAATTATTTTTTCTCTCAACATTGAAAATATCAGAGTGTTTTTAGAAAACATTACCAACATCAAGCTGTTTGATCCTATGATATACTTTTTCTCAAGTTTGCCAGTGATATTAGTTTCTAAAGATGTAGTGAACATTTCTGCGCTTGCATTGTTCTTGTCATTTTTAGCGACAATTCCTCCTGCATTGAAGGCAGCTGCGCAAGATCCTGTGGAGATATTACGTTATGAATGATGCTTGGCAAAAATATATAGGTTGGTTCCTAATTATATTGTTATTTGCCAGCTATATTACAATAAATAACATAATATTTTTTAAAATAAATCAGCAAGAAAGTGAAGACAGTATAAGTGTTTTAACGGAAAAGATAGATGAACTTAGAATGTTGCTTGAAGTTAATCAATCTAGGGTAGAAAAAAGGATGTTTGACCTAAAGAGAAATCTTCACACTCAATGTGAGCAGGGTGATAGTAGCTTAAGGCATAAGAATCTCGCAAAATTGCTGCTACTTGTGGTTAAGATGAAGAATTCGTTATTGCGAGAAGTCAAGTTTGATAATCATATAAATTCAATAAAGCCTTTGATATCAGAGCTTGACGACCCAGAGATAGAAAATGCAGTAAATGAACTGGAAAATTTGAAAGAAGTAGATACTTTACACGAGTTAAAATTATCTTTTGAGAAGAATATTACTGTTATTAACTACAATAAAAGTACATTGTTTAAAAAAATCATTTCAAATTGGATAAAAATAGATAATCAAAATGACCCACTTAAGGTAAAACTTGCAGAAATTGAAGAATCAATAAGCGATAATGATTGGCAGAGCATAGCTACTACAATAGGCGACTTAACACATCCAGAATTCAAGCCGTGGCTTAATAAATTAAATAACTTTATTGTAGCTTTCAAGAATACGTCAACAATATATCATCACTTATTACAATACATCTCATGATTTATTTTATAATTTTTGCTTTTTCGTTTTTATTTGGCATATGGATCAAGGTAAGTGATGAAGTAATAAAATTGGAACTAGGCAATTATGCTATAAGTATTGATCTATATTTCATTATTCTTGCTTGCGTAGTTTTATTATTTTTATTGATTGCAATTGCACGCTTTTATTTTTCTATTTCATCAACATTTGCCAACATAAAAAATAGAAAAAGAAGTAAGGAAGAATTGCTTCTCTTTGAAGCTTTCTTTAGTTTAGATTTAGGTAATATAGAGAACACCAATAAACTAATTAAAAATCTAAATGAAGAAAGTGATAAATTATCTTTGCTAAAGCTCTTTAATTCAGGTAAAACAGGAAATTACAGCTTTTTCAGCCATAATTTGACGGGTATTGCAAGTAAAAATCGCAACTTAGCTCTACTTTTGGTCAATAAGCTGATTATTTACCTAAAGCAAGAAAGGTCTGTCTTTAAAAAATTTATAGAATATTGCTCTAGTTCAATTAATGATAAAATTCTCTCCATTCCCTTTCAAATAGAGCATTGCATATTGCAAGAAGATTGGGTGAATGCAATTTTGAAATTAAAGGAAGCTATTAAGTTCAATATTTTTCTTCCCTTTGATCGTAAAGAGATGTTATCAGTCTTTTATTGTGCCTTAGCAAGTCAATGCGAAAGTAAAGGAAATTTCAAAGAAGCTATAAAGTCTTTATTTAAAGCGCAAAGCTGTTGCGCAGATTTTCAGCCCATCAATTATTTAAAGGCAGAATTATATATCAAACTTGAAAAAATCAGAAAAGCTTCCGCAGTATTAGAGGAAGAGTATAGGGTAAACCCTACTCCTCAATCAGCCAGAATGTATATCAAGTTAAATAATAAAGGTGCTGAAAGACTATATAACTTGCGTCCTGATTATTATTTTAGTTACTGTTTGCTTGCTTCGTCTTCAATTAGCTTAGGTAAATATGATCTTGCAAGTCAACACTTAGGTATTGCTATGAAAAAAGCCAATTACATATCAATCTACCTTGTTATGATACAGCTCAAGATTGTGCTGCAAGAGCATGATCAAGTAATTTTTTGGCTAAACAAAATAGAATCAGAGGCTTTATCTGATCCATGTTGGAGATGTAAAGATTGCAACAAAGAACTAGAACGATGGAGTTATAAGTGTTCAAATTGCAGTAGTTTTAATTGTATTTGTTATATATTATGAGGTTCTACAAAGTTTGATAGTAATAATATCTTAGATTACGGAACTTTATAAATAATCTTTGAAATCGATCCTTCTTAATGTAACTCTTGTTTTAAGGCAATAAACCTGCAAATTTTTTAGTGATATTTTTTCTTGACACAGTCGATTTAGCTTGTTCGATCAAAAAAACTTGCTTTTAGACACTAGCGATTATATATTTTAATAAATTGAAATTATAAAATGAAGAGCTTAAAGGAACTATCCTTAAGAATTAAGAATATTAAGTCTGTGCAGAAAACCACGAAAATAATGCAAATGGTTTCTGCAGCAAAGTTGTTACAAAGCCAAAAGAAATTATTAAATTCAAAACTGCATATATCTAAGCTGCATAGCATCATTTCTTCATCAATGACATCGGTTGATCAAGATTTACTGGCAAGAATTCTCAATGTCAGTGGCGACAATTCTTACCTAGTATTTGTTATTGCGTCTGATCGTGGCTTATGTGGTAACTTTAACTCTTCTGTTATCAGATTTAGCCAGAAGCATATAAATAAATTAATTGCAAATGGCAAGAAAGTAAACATTGTATTTTTTGGTAAAAAAGCTTTTGAGATGGGTAAGAGTAGATTTGACTCTAAAAGTATTTTGAAGGTTGAAAGTAATAAGGAAATCACGCTAAAGCATATAGAAGCTTTGGTTAGTGATGTAGATCTAGGTAAATACGATAAGGTTACAATTTTGTATAGCAAATTTTATAATACCTTTACGCAAAAACCAATGTTGGAAACAATAAAACCATGGAATAAATGCTCATCCTTGATTGATAACTCTCTAGCTGGTTCAACAACAGATTATAGCTATGAATATGAACCACAAAATATTGAATTTATTTTAAAATCTTTGATTAAAGATTACATTGCAGTTGCTCTTTACTCCGCTTTACTTGAAAGTGCAACAAGTGAAAATAGTGCTAGAATGGTTGCTATGGAATCAGCAAACAGAAACACTAAAGAAATGCTGAATAAATTAGCACTGCTTTATAATCGTTCTCGTCAAACAGCGATTACAACTGATTTGATTGAAGTTATAGGTGGTGCAGAATCTTTATAGAAACCCAAGGAATGAAAAATGAATATATTAAATATTGTATCAGATATCACTAAACTAATAAAAAAGCAGAATCAAGACGCAGAAGTTACAATATATGAAACTAATAAGACCTCGGTTTCTCAGCGTCTATCAAAAATTGAACAAATATCACAATCTAAAAACTGTACTGTAGGAATTAGAGCTATAGCAGGTAAGAATAAAGCTGCGTATATTTCTACAAACGATTTGAATAATCTGAGTGGTGCGGTGAGACAAGTGGTGGAAATGGCAAAGAATGCTCAGGAAGATCCTTATATTAGTTTTGCTATAGATGATAGTAGTTATATCTTTTCTGCAGATTTAAATATCTCAGATAATAATATTGTAACAATTGATAAACTAAAAGAAATTGCTGAAGCTGCAGAAAATTCAGCTCTTGCACATAAAAATATTATTAATTCCGAAGGAGCTTCATCCTCACATACTTCAGTAAATACAGTATTATCAACCGTTTCTGGTTTTGTTGGTTCATTTAGTAAATCAACTTTTATTAATCAGGTTTCTGTCGTTGCTGGAGAAAAGGGTGAAATGAAGATAGGCTATGATTACGATGTAACATGCAACTTTAATGATTTGAAATCGCCAGAGTTAATAGGGAAAGAAGCAGCAAAAAGAGCAATAGATCAATTAAATTCATGTGCAATCAAAACTGGTAAGTTTCCAGTTCTTTTTGAAAGAAGAGCAGCAAAAGAGTTGGTGAAAAGTTTTGCTTCTGCCATCAATGGAAGCAATATTGTGAATAATAGCTCTTTTTTGAAAAGTAGTTTAAATACTCAAATTTTTAATGATAGGATTAACATTATCGATGATCCATTGTTACCAAGAGGTATAGCATCAAGACCATTTGATGGGGAAGGAATGATGAGCAGGAGAAATGAATTTGTAAAAAATGGAGTGCTACAAAAATGGATTTTAGATCTATATTCGGCTAAGAAATTAAACTTGGAAACGACCGCAAATGCAACTCGTACAAGTAATGCTGCAATTATTCCTTCAGCTAGTAACTTCTATTTCAAAAATGGTAATAGGTCATTTAATGAATTAATTGAGGAAGTAAGAGAGGGAGTATATGTAACTGATTTATTTGGTTTTGGTGTTAATTTAATCAATGGCGATTATAGTCAAGGTGCGTGCGGCTTTTTTATAGAAAATGGTAAAATAACTTACCCAATACACGAGATTACTGTTGCTGGCAATTTGAAAGATATGTTTAGCAATTTGGTCGTTGCAAATGATCTAACTTTCTGTGGCCAATTTAATTCACCAACGATTAAAGTTAGTGAAATGACAGTTGCAGGTTCACTTAGTGGTTAAAAATTTAGTTGCATCAAGTACAATAATTGTGTATCATTACTATGTAATGTTAAGAATAGACTATGGAGTATAGAAGTTTAGTCGCAATAACTAAGCTTAAGGCATTCTAAATCGTAATTTCAAAGTTTTTCATCACATTAATAATATTAGTTAGTAGTTTAGGAGTTATCCACATGGAATTTGGTAATATAAAATGGTTTAATGTTGAAAAAGGCTATGGTTTCATCAAGCCAGAAGATGGAGGTGAGGAAGTTTTTGTACATATTAGTGCATTAGAACGTTCAGGAATAAGACCTGATGCACTTCGAGGAGAGGATAGAAAGAGAGGAATGAAAGGGGAAAGAGTAAGTTATGAGCTTAAAGAGGAGCGTGGTAGGAACGGAGAAGATAAAAAGTCTGCAATAAATTTAAGATTGGAAGATTAGTCTATCGTGAAGCTTTTTAATAGGGTAATGTATTGTGAGTAATTTTCATGAAATGGGGCTTCCAATTTTGCTTAGGCAAGCTCTAAGTAAAAATAATCTTTGTGTTCCAACCCCGATTCAAATGCAAGCGATTCCTCTAGCTCTCCAGGGCAAGGATATTCTTGGGTCTGCTCAAACGGGAACTGGAAAGACTTTGGCATTTGCTATTCCACTGGTTGCTAAATTGCTGAATGAGCCAAGCATTGGTTCAGCTTTAGTCATCGTGCCAACCAGAGAGCTTGCTCATCAGGTAACAAATGAGATAAGAAAACTCTTATCTCAAAATTCCGTACTAAGAGTTGCTTTGTTGATTGGAGGTGAGCCTATTTTTAGGCAGCTAAATCAGCTTCAGAAAAAACCACAAATAATAATAGGTACTCCTGGTCGTATTATAGACCATATTGAGCGTAAAACTTTAGTTACTCGGAATGTTAGTATTCTTGTGCTTGATGAGACGGATCGTATGTTTGATATGGGCTTTGGAATTCAGATTGAAGAAATTATGAAGCATTTGCCTAAAATAAGGCAAACTCTTATGTTTTCTGCAACTCTTCCTGGAGAAATAGTAAAACTTACTGAAAAATATCTTAATCAACCAGAGCGTGTTTCTGTTGATTGCCAGGCTACAACTTCTGTAAAAATTAAGCAAGAAGTTGTTTATGCATCAGAATCGGAAAAATATGACAAGCTTGTTACACAGCTATGTCAGCGTGAAGGATCAATCATTATCTTTGTTAAAACAAAGCAAGGAGCAGATCAGCTAGCTAATAGATTGCACAAAGATGACTATAGCGCTTTAGCAATGCATGGTGATTTAAGGCAGCACAAGCGCGAAAGAGTCATTAATTCTTTTCGTCGTGGCCGTAATCAAATCATGGTTGCAACTGATGTTGCTTCTCGCGGCCTTGATATTCCCCACATTCAACATGTTATCAATTATGATGTGCCACAATCGCAAGCTGATTATGTTCATCGTATAGGTAGAACTGCACGTGCGGGAGCTGAAGGATTTGCATTATCTTTTGTTACACCTCAAGATAAGAGAAGACTGCCTGCACTAGCAGATAAAGAAGGAGAGCCAAATTTTGATTGTAGTATGCAATCTCAAAAACGTAACAGCAAAAAGATCTTTAAAAGGCCAAGTACGTTAAAGGCTAAATACGATAGAAAAAAGATCAATGTATTTAAGAAGAAAAGCAGAGTACTAGAACAAGCGTATTAATGTACTTAACTATTCTTCTATTCTTTAAAAGCTCCAGTAAACTTGCTGCAAAGCGAAGTGATTGGAGGATGGTAGAAAGAATATATAGCTAGTCCAAATTAGATTTACCTACAATTTGATAATCTTAATTCTGCTGCTTATAACGTTTTGAGATTATCACAACGTTATAATGTGAGGCTGTGTGGACTATAATCTGTAGCGTAATTCAATTTGGCTACAACGAGCTGCTAGATTTCAGTTTTTTTAATAATTGTGTGCTACTAATTATATATAAATTTACACTTTTAAAGAGAATAGATGATTTCTAAAAATTTAGAGGCAAGTTTAAATAGAGCGTTACAGATTGCTTCTGATTGTAAGCTTAAATATGCAAAAGTGGAACATTTGTTGCTAGCATTAACCAAAGATGTGGATGTAAATTATGTTTTATCAAGATGTAACATCAGAGCTGATGAAATCATAAATATAGATAATATTATATTAAGAAATGATCATGGTAATAATACAAAAGGTTTTTTACAAGACAATTCCGAATTAACTGTCAATAAAGTTGAGCCTGATGTGCTATTTCAACGCATAATACATAAAGCCATGATACGGGCTCATCGTCTGGGAAGAAAAGAAATAAATGGAGCAAGTATTCTATTAGAGATTCTGTCTGAGCAAGATTTATACATTGAAGAGCTATTAAGCAAACAGAATGCAAAGGATTCTAATTTGATTTATAATATATCCAATATAAAATATTCAGGTGATATAGAAGAATATGTAACTAATCGCAAGATAAAACTTGATAAGAATAACGATATCTCTACTGTAGCAAATAAAGGTGAATCATTAAAAGATGAAGAAGTTCTACAAAATTATTGTAGAAATTTAAATGATTGTGCAAGAAGCAAAAAAATAGATTATGTCATTGGTCGTGATTGTGAATTAAATCGCACTATAGAAATCTTACTAAGACGCAGAAAAAATAACCCTTTATATGTCGGAGAACCAGGTGTTGGTAAAACAACAATAGTTGAAGGCTTGGTATTGAAAATTATTGAAGGTAGTGTTCCGAGTGCACTGAGATCCAGCATAATTTATGCTTTGGATTTAGGATCACTTCTTGCAGGAACACGCTATAGAGGTGACTTCGAAGAGAGAATAAAATCTATAATAAAAGTAATTGAGGCAAAACCTGGCGCTATTCTTTTCATTGATGAAATACACACTATTATTGGAGCGGGTTCAACAAGTGGCAGCTTTCTTGATGCTGGCAATCTGCTCAAACCTGCACTTGCAAGAGGTACGTTGCGTTGTATAGGTGCAACTACATATAGAGAATATAGCAATAGCTTTGAAAAGGATAAAGCATTAGCAAGGAGGTTTCAAAAAATTAATGTAAAAGAGTCTTCCATTAATGATACAGTAAAGATACTAGATGGTATA
Proteins encoded:
- the atpG gene encoding ATP synthase F1 subunit gamma, which codes for MKSLKELSLRIKNIKSVQKTTKIMQMVSAAKLLQSQKKLLNSKLHISKLHSIISSSMTSVDQDLLARILNVSGDNSYLVFVIASDRGLCGNFNSSVIRFSQKHINKLIANGKKVNIVFFGKKAFEMGKSRFDSKSILKVESNKEITLKHIEALVSDVDLGKYDKVTILYSKFYNTFTQKPMLETIKPWNKCSSLIDNSLAGSTTDYSYEYEPQNIEFILKSLIKDYIAVALYSALLESATSENSARMVAMESANRNTKEMLNKLALLYNRSRQTAITTDLIEVIGGAESL
- a CDS encoding sugar phosphate nucleotidyltransferase, with amino-acid sequence MRPVILCGGSGSRLWPLSKPKQFQKIFNQNTMFHNTLLRIKSDYMPPIITTNIQYQSLVMEELNTLQEYKVVFESVKIGTAAAILIAALLCDKNETILVLPSDHFIGDLNDFYVSIEKASKLASHTDSIVTFGIKPREFNSEYGYINAVYDQRGKYHIVKSFIEKPEYELDNNHYWNSGIFVFRAKRYIDEIKKTAPTLYNLCCESMKHFVPRERFLYLEQQNCAGMGDTSIDHLVIEKAENIVMIEANFDWMDVGTWGSVLELSKRFNRNFESFQAVTKGREPVLMTENDAKNLLGRVYKRPSKSLMLFINKVKEVKPIRKEIKPWGFYSVVLMGKDFLIKYLFINPLSCTSKQFHHYRDEYHIILSGVGYVSLDDKTYAIMKNHVIEIPRKVFHKIENKSTRFPLEIVEFQVGKFLSDNDIVRLDDIYGRS
- a CDS encoding DEAD/DEAH box helicase produces the protein MSNFHEMGLPILLRQALSKNNLCVPTPIQMQAIPLALQGKDILGSAQTGTGKTLAFAIPLVAKLLNEPSIGSALVIVPTRELAHQVTNEIRKLLSQNSVLRVALLIGGEPIFRQLNQLQKKPQIIIGTPGRIIDHIERKTLVTRNVSILVLDETDRMFDMGFGIQIEEIMKHLPKIRQTLMFSATLPGEIVKLTEKYLNQPERVSVDCQATTSVKIKQEVVYASESEKYDKLVTQLCQREGSIIIFVKTKQGADQLANRLHKDDYSALAMHGDLRQHKRERVINSFRRGRNQIMVATDVASRGLDIPHIQHVINYDVPQSQADYVHRIGRTARAGAEGFALSFVTPQDKRRLPALADKEGEPNFDCSMQSQKRNSKKIFKRPSTLKAKYDRKKINVFKKKSRVLEQAY
- a CDS encoding TldD/PmbA family protein, whose product is MNILNIVSDITKLIKKQNQDAEVTIYETNKTSVSQRLSKIEQISQSKNCTVGIRAIAGKNKAAYISTNDLNNLSGAVRQVVEMAKNAQEDPYISFAIDDSSYIFSADLNISDNNIVTIDKLKEIAEAAENSALAHKNIINSEGASSSHTSVNTVLSTVSGFVGSFSKSTFINQVSVVAGEKGEMKIGYDYDVTCNFNDLKSPELIGKEAAKRAIDQLNSCAIKTGKFPVLFERRAAKELVKSFASAINGSNIVNNSSFLKSSLNTQIFNDRINIIDDPLLPRGIASRPFDGEGMMSRRNEFVKNGVLQKWILDLYSAKKLNLETTANATRTSNAAIIPSASNFYFKNGNRSFNELIEEVREGVYVTDLFGFGVNLINGDYSQGACGFFIENGKITYPIHEITVAGNLKDMFSNLVVANDLTFCGQFNSPTIKVSEMTVAGSLSG
- a CDS encoding lipoprotein-releasing ABC transporter permease subunit; protein product: MSIAFEFTMAIRYLRAKNSRFCSIMALFSIIGIALGVATLIVVMSVMNGFRAKLLDSVLGINGHINVYFDRSINSDYHAVLKSIEKIPGVLKATSMTNDQVVVAANGGIAGSVVRGVSAKDLFNNTTVTNNVIVGNVEKFDEGVIIGARLAEALNIDYGDNIILVSPEGFDVLLDEMPRMKEYKVVAIFDMGMFEYDNTLIYMPMKSAQAFFNYKDSVRNIEVFIDDIAVANKLANAIVEETGMKAESWQSQQSHYVNALKTERNVMFLILTLIIVVAAFNIVSSLMMIVQEKKSAIAIMRTFGATSGSIMRIFCACGLLIGFTGTCLGFTIGIIFSLNIENIRVFLENITNIKLFDPMIYFFSSLPVILVSKDVVNISALALFLSFLATIPPALKAAAQDPVEILRYE
- a CDS encoding heme biosynthesis protein HemY produces the protein MIYFIIFAFSFLFGIWIKVSDEVIKLELGNYAISIDLYFIILACVVLLFLLIAIARFYFSISSTFANIKNRKRSKEELLLFEAFFSLDLGNIENTNKLIKNLNEESDKLSLLKLFNSGKTGNYSFFSHNLTGIASKNRNLALLLVNKLIIYLKQERSVFKKFIEYCSSSINDKILSIPFQIEHCILQEDWVNAILKLKEAIKFNIFLPFDRKEMLSVFYCALASQCESKGNFKEAIKSLFKAQSCCADFQPINYLKAELYIKLEKIRKASAVLEEEYRVNPTPQSARMYIKLNNKGAERLYNLRPDYYFSYCLLASSSISLGKYDLASQHLGIAMKKANYISIYLVMIQLKIVLQEHDQVIFWLNKIESEALSDPCWRCKDCNKELERWSYKCSNCSSFNCICYIL
- a CDS encoding cold-shock protein yields the protein MEFGNIKWFNVEKGYGFIKPEDGGEEVFVHISALERSGIRPDALRGEDRKRGMKGERVSYELKEERGRNGEDKKSAINLRLED